The following are encoded in a window of Armatimonadota bacterium genomic DNA:
- a CDS encoding aldehyde dehydrogenase family protein, with translation MAELFRMIIDGRAADARSGETVEVRNPANVDEVVGIVPKGDREDVRAAIDAAVAALGDSWWPRIYESRRRGKVLQRFAALVEEHKDRLARLLTREQGKIYRESVGELDSLINTFDYYAGYAGKIAGEVKYLRDNDSIIKVETRKQPIGLCAAILPFNFPVSLYAWKVAPALIAGNAVLIKPASTTPLTDIALTALLQEAGVPPGIASIVTGPASTVGDEILRHPAVKRIAFTGSTEVGRLVAQAASPALKHITLELGGSDPTVVADDADLELATDTIVRFGRFRNAGQSCTSVKRVYVFAAVFERFVDLLAAKTAALRVGDGLDPATDMGPLNNAQQREDVERFVADALARRATVVVGGRRLTEGPYARGYFFQPTVIADLPEDAALWREECFGPVLPVMPVRDLEEALQRANSTSYGLGAGLWSRSDRTIERFIEGIESGIVWINYKPLSVPETPFGGVKDSGHGRELGAEGLAEYLETKSIRKYVGKA, from the coding sequence ATGGCGGAGCTGTTTCGCATGATTATCGACGGCCGGGCGGCGGATGCCCGCAGCGGGGAGACCGTGGAGGTGCGCAATCCGGCCAACGTGGACGAGGTGGTGGGTATCGTACCGAAGGGCGACCGCGAGGACGTGCGCGCGGCCATCGATGCGGCGGTGGCGGCGCTGGGGGACTCCTGGTGGCCCCGAATCTACGAATCGCGTCGCCGGGGAAAGGTCCTGCAGCGCTTCGCTGCCCTGGTGGAGGAGCACAAGGACCGGCTGGCCAGGCTGCTCACGCGGGAGCAGGGGAAGATCTACCGCGAGTCGGTGGGGGAGCTGGACAGCCTGATCAACACCTTCGACTACTACGCCGGATACGCCGGCAAGATCGCCGGCGAGGTGAAGTATTTGCGAGACAATGACAGCATCATCAAGGTGGAGACCCGCAAGCAGCCCATCGGCCTATGCGCTGCCATCCTCCCCTTCAACTTCCCCGTCTCCCTGTACGCCTGGAAGGTAGCGCCTGCGCTGATCGCCGGGAACGCGGTTCTCATCAAACCGGCCAGCACTACCCCCCTCACCGACATCGCCCTGACGGCACTGCTGCAGGAGGCGGGCGTGCCTCCGGGGATCGCCAGCATCGTTACTGGGCCCGCCTCCACGGTGGGCGACGAGATCCTGCGCCACCCGGCGGTGAAGCGCATCGCCTTCACCGGCTCCACGGAGGTGGGGCGGCTCGTGGCCCAGGCCGCCTCCCCGGCCCTGAAGCACATCACCCTGGAGCTGGGTGGCAGCGACCCCACCGTGGTGGCCGACGATGCAGACCTGGAGCTGGCCACCGACACCATCGTCCGCTTCGGCCGCTTCCGCAACGCCGGGCAGTCCTGTACCTCGGTGAAGCGGGTGTACGTCTTCGCCGCGGTGTTCGAGCGGTTCGTCGACCTGCTGGCCGCAAAGACCGCGGCGCTGCGCGTAGGCGACGGGCTGGACCCGGCGACAGACATGGGCCCGCTGAACAACGCCCAGCAGCGGGAGGACGTGGAGCGCTTCGTCGCCGACGCCCTGGCCCGCCGGGCCACGGTGGTGGTGGGTGGGCGACGGCTGACCGAGGGCCCCTACGCCCGGGGCTACTTCTTCCAGCCCACGGTGATCGCGGACCTGCCGGAGGACGCGGCGCTGTGGAGGGAGGAGTGCTTCGGCCCGGTGCTGCCGGTCATGCCGGTGCGCGACCTGGAGGAAGCGCTGCAGCGGGCCAACAGCACCTCCTACGGCCTGGGGGCGGGGCTGTGGTCCCGCAGCGACCGGACCATCGAGCGGTTCATCGAGGGGATCGAGTCCGGGATCGTCTGGATCAACTACAAGCCGCTCAGTGTCCCGGAGACCCCGTTTGGCGGCGTGAAGGACAGCGGCCATGGGCGGGAGCTGGGAGCGGAGGGGCTGGCCGAGTACCTGGAGACCAAGTCCATCCGCAAGTACGTGGGCAAGGCCTGA
- a CDS encoding helix-turn-helix transcriptional regulator, which produces MLVEHDCNMVKQQKTIESVEGARWIVSFGQRLEQARGRMGLTQAEIAAGELSKSFVSLLETARSYPSVETLLLLARRTGTSVAGLLMDPPDLRLDTALSMIALARDAVWRQPKWAERVSRFAEEVAPGLPLWARAEAAIVRGIAATLDNRLPEAERWAREAQSLAKKAGFGPGEAQALALLGDVALLRRDYARSFDLLSQAVARHRETGSLRSAPGVKALIWLAAAALRVGRTRFARRCCTRARLLAVRLNLGVLEGQALWGLGYIARSEGDLPRAARLLQEAHRAFELVEDLTSRADVLMNLSALYREQGRLEEALEAIQQSIQIIEQRGDLRRRSDAYQDLAAVHLQMGRLREAEEAARQALADAEKAADPKHRATALALLGRIAARRQERDQAVHYLRRAARQLKALGLKDLWAEVSRDLGLVLKGSSPESEAALYLTQAINPEALLGGVGLPPAAVPTRRRRAARNGR; this is translated from the coding sequence GTGCTCGTCGAACATGACTGCAACATGGTCAAGCAACAGAAGACAATTGAGAGCGTAGAAGGCGCCCGCTGGATCGTCTCCTTTGGGCAGCGGCTGGAACAGGCCCGCGGTCGGATGGGGCTGACACAGGCAGAGATTGCCGCAGGCGAGCTCTCCAAGAGCTTTGTCAGCCTGCTGGAGACCGCCCGCTCCTATCCCTCGGTGGAGACCCTGCTCCTGCTGGCCCGTCGGACCGGCACGTCGGTGGCCGGGCTCCTGATGGACCCCCCAGACCTCCGCCTGGACACGGCCCTGAGCATGATCGCGCTGGCCCGCGACGCAGTGTGGAGGCAGCCGAAGTGGGCCGAGCGTGTCAGCCGCTTCGCTGAGGAGGTGGCCCCTGGCCTCCCCCTGTGGGCGCGGGCGGAGGCTGCGATCGTTCGCGGCATCGCGGCGACCCTGGACAATCGCCTTCCCGAGGCGGAGCGGTGGGCCCGTGAGGCGCAGTCGCTGGCGAAAAAGGCGGGGTTCGGGCCGGGGGAGGCGCAGGCGCTTGCCCTGCTGGGCGACGTAGCCCTGCTGCGCAGGGACTATGCGAGGTCCTTCGATTTGCTCAGCCAGGCAGTGGCCCGCCACCGGGAGACCGGCTCGCTTCGCAGCGCGCCCGGTGTCAAGGCGCTGATCTGGCTGGCTGCTGCCGCGCTTCGGGTGGGACGAACACGGTTCGCCCGTCGCTGCTGCACGCGGGCCAGGCTCCTGGCGGTCCGGTTGAACCTCGGAGTGCTCGAGGGACAGGCCCTGTGGGGCCTCGGGTACATCGCCAGGTCGGAGGGGGACCTGCCGAGAGCCGCCAGGCTGCTGCAGGAGGCACACCGTGCATTTGAATTGGTCGAGGACCTCACCAGCCGTGCCGATGTGCTGATGAACCTGAGCGCCCTCTACCGTGAGCAGGGGCGGCTTGAGGAGGCGCTCGAGGCGATTCAGCAATCCATCCAGATCATCGAGCAGCGGGGTGACCTGCGGCGACGCAGTGATGCCTATCAGGACCTGGCCGCCGTCCACTTGCAAATGGGCCGCCTCCGGGAAGCGGAAGAGGCCGCCAGGCAGGCACTGGCCGACGCAGAGAAGGCGGCCGATCCCAAGCATCGCGCCACGGCCCTGGCTCTGCTTGGGCGCATCGCCGCCAGGCGGCAGGAGCGGGACCAGGCGGTGCACTACCTGCGCCGGGCCGCCCGGCAGCTCAAGGCCCTCGGGCTGAAGGACCTGTGGGCCGAGGTCTCCCGGGACCTGGGCCTCGTGCTTAAGGGGTCGAGCCCCGAGTCGGAAGCGGCGCTCTACCTTACCCAGGCCATCAACCCTGAGGCGCTGCTGGGCGGGGTCGGCCTGCCACCGGCCGCCGTTCCCACCCGGCGTCGCCGCGCTGCCAGGAACGGCCGCTAG
- a CDS encoding amidohydrolase family protein codes for MAASVSGESHHLPPAVVKTFVRAKGVERTILISDAVALAGMAPGDYDWMGMRVTLSPEGRVSLSGTPYLAGSALDLASALPRVMAFAGVTLADAVTMASTNPARLLGLEPGTLAESGLADLVLMRIGDHGQVEVVQTIAGGQAAWEAA; via the coding sequence ATGGCGGCCTCGGTCTCCGGTGAGTCGCACCATCTCCCGCCAGCGGTGGTCAAGACCTTTGTCCGGGCAAAGGGGGTTGAGCGGACCATCCTGATCAGCGACGCCGTGGCTCTGGCGGGGATGGCGCCCGGTGACTACGACTGGATGGGGATGCGCGTGACTCTGAGCCCGGAGGGGCGCGTCAGTCTCAGCGGGACACCGTATCTTGCCGGATCGGCCCTGGACTTGGCGTCGGCGCTACCCCGGGTGATGGCCTTCGCCGGGGTAACCCTGGCGGATGCAGTGACGATGGCCAGCACTAATCCCGCGCGCCTGCTGGGGCTGGAACCCGGGACGCTGGCTGAGAGCGGTCTGGCGGACCTGGTGCTGATGCGCATCGGTGACCACGGGCAGGTCGAGGTCGTCCAGACCATAGCCGGCGGTCAGGCGGCGTGGGAGGCGGCCTGA
- a CDS encoding 4a-hydroxytetrahydrobiopterin dehydratase: MTKVQVCVMESADRSQEREAPLARVDLATRRCVPCEGGIPPLLREAAQRLQAAVPGWTLDEEARSIRRTFRFRTFREAMSFVNAVASVAEEENHHPDITIRYSRVTCTLTTHAIGGLSENDFIMAAKIDRLRVATS; this comes from the coding sequence ATGACGAAGGTGCAGGTGTGCGTGATGGAGTCGGCCGACCGCTCGCAAGAAAGGGAGGCGCCGCTGGCCCGTGTGGACCTGGCGACCCGCCGCTGTGTGCCCTGCGAGGGCGGGATCCCGCCCCTGCTGCGGGAGGCAGCGCAGCGGCTGCAGGCCGCGGTGCCGGGGTGGACCCTGGACGAGGAAGCCAGGTCCATACGGCGGACGTTCAGGTTTCGGACCTTCAGAGAGGCTATGAGCTTCGTCAACGCCGTGGCCAGCGTTGCTGAGGAAGAGAACCACCACCCCGATATCACCATACGGTATTCCCGGGTCACCTGCACTCTGACCACCCACGCCATCGGCGGCCTGTCCGAGAACGACTTCATCATGGCTGCCAAGATTGACCGGCTGCGAGTGGCTACATCGTAG
- a CDS encoding gamma-glutamyltransferase family protein, producing the protein MSGQVHSHGFELEGSATRPVIRGRHLVVACGHYLAALAGMRMRDLGGNAIDAGVAMAFAQAVLEPQSYGFGGECPILIYAAHQGRVVAINGNTRAPAAATIEWFRERGMRLIPGDGFLPAGVPAAPDALITALQYYGRLTLGEVLAPAIELAAHGFPVYEGMRDGIAATAERFRREWPSSAAIFLPGGRVPEVGETWRNPHLARTFERLVAAEHDSRHLGRHAALRAARERFYRGDIAREIVAFQRETKVRDASGGESAGLLSEEDLASFETRVETPVTINYRGYDVYKCGPWSQGPVFLQQLALLEGFDLALLGQGSADYIHVLVEAAKLAFADRERYYGDPQFVDVPLRGLLSKAYAAERRALIDMRRASLELRPGNPYPFEGREQGADLRALYGRAGDAGTTGTRAIDAEGNMFSATPSGGWLYGSPVIPDLGFCLGTRCQIFWLDPPDHPNALRPRKQPRTTLTPSLVLKDGRPYMVFGTPGIDNQDQWTLQFFLNVVDFGMDLQDAIDAPAFHSVHFPRSFYPKRASPGELVVEARVPPGVREELERRGHVLTVVPGWSLNFTTAVAIDPQRGVIEGAASSRGERNYALGW; encoded by the coding sequence GTGAGCGGGCAGGTCCATTCCCACGGTTTCGAACTGGAAGGCAGCGCCACGCGGCCGGTGATCCGGGGGCGCCACCTGGTGGTCGCCTGCGGTCACTACCTGGCAGCACTGGCCGGTATGCGCATGCGCGACCTGGGCGGCAACGCCATCGACGCCGGCGTGGCCATGGCCTTCGCCCAGGCGGTCCTGGAGCCACAGAGCTACGGCTTCGGCGGGGAGTGCCCTATCCTGATCTACGCGGCGCACCAGGGCCGGGTCGTGGCCATCAACGGCAACACCCGGGCGCCGGCCGCGGCCACGATCGAGTGGTTTCGGGAGCGGGGGATGAGGCTAATTCCGGGGGACGGGTTCCTCCCGGCCGGCGTGCCCGCCGCCCCCGACGCGCTGATCACGGCGCTGCAGTACTACGGGCGGCTGACACTGGGAGAAGTGCTGGCGCCGGCGATCGAGCTGGCCGCGCACGGGTTCCCCGTCTACGAGGGGATGCGGGATGGCATCGCCGCCACTGCCGAGCGGTTCCGCCGGGAGTGGCCGAGCTCCGCCGCAATCTTCCTCCCCGGCGGGCGCGTGCCGGAGGTAGGCGAAACGTGGCGCAATCCCCACCTGGCCCGCACCTTCGAGCGGCTCGTGGCCGCCGAGCACGACTCCCGTCACCTGGGCCGCCACGCTGCCCTGCGCGCCGCCCGGGAGCGCTTCTACCGGGGAGACATTGCCCGGGAGATCGTGGCCTTCCAGCGGGAGACGAAGGTGCGGGACGCCAGCGGCGGGGAATCCGCAGGACTGCTCAGCGAGGAGGACCTCGCCTCCTTCGAGACACGGGTCGAAACTCCTGTGACGATCAACTACCGAGGGTACGATGTCTACAAGTGCGGGCCGTGGAGCCAGGGCCCGGTGTTCCTGCAGCAGCTCGCCCTGCTGGAGGGATTCGACCTGGCCCTGCTGGGGCAGGGCTCCGCGGATTACATCCACGTGCTTGTGGAGGCGGCGAAGCTGGCCTTTGCCGACCGCGAGCGCTACTATGGCGACCCGCAGTTCGTGGACGTGCCCCTGCGCGGCCTGCTCTCCAAGGCCTACGCCGCCGAGCGCAGGGCGCTCATCGACATGCGCCGCGCTTCGCTGGAGCTGCGCCCGGGCAATCCCTATCCCTTTGAGGGACGGGAGCAGGGGGCCGACCTGCGCGCTCTGTACGGTCGGGCGGGAGACGCTGGGACCACGGGCACACGGGCCATCGACGCGGAGGGAAACATGTTCTCGGCCACGCCCAGCGGGGGATGGCTGTACGGCTCGCCGGTCATCCCAGACCTGGGCTTCTGCCTGGGAACGCGCTGCCAGATCTTCTGGCTGGACCCGCCCGACCACCCCAACGCCCTCCGCCCGCGCAAGCAGCCGCGGACCACCCTCACCCCCTCCCTGGTGCTGAAGGACGGCCGGCCGTACATGGTCTTCGGTACGCCGGGGATCGACAACCAGGACCAGTGGACGCTGCAGTTCTTCCTGAACGTGGTGGACTTCGGCATGGACCTGCAGGATGCCATCGACGCACCTGCCTTCCACTCTGTGCACTTCCCCCGGTCCTTCTATCCCAAGCGGGCCAGCCCCGGCGAACTCGTGGTCGAGGCGCGGGTGCCCCCGGGGGTGCGGGAGGAGCTGGAGCGGAGGGGACATGTGCTCACCGTCGTCCCCGGATGGAGCCTCAATTTCACCACGGCGGTGGCCATCGACCCCCAGCGCGGGGTCATCGAGGGCGCCGCCAGCTCCCGCGGCGAGCGCAACTACGCGCTGGGGTGGTAG
- a CDS encoding heterodisulfide reductase-related iron-sulfur binding cluster has protein sequence MRQCIHCGLCLQACPTYAVLGTEADSPRGRIALMRAVAEGRIPPRGAFARHIALCLACRACETACPSGVQYGALVETSRALLAQAAPLGARALRRLVLEHLLARVDRLRLLARLAGLYQASGLQRLVRGLGLLSGRLAALEALLPPQVTPAAQTATAASGAFRGSVAFFHGCVQEAFLPQINRATVRVLVRNGFEVCIPPRQTCCGAPALHLGEEEVARRLARRNIDAFAADGAVAIVNNAGGCGAALKEYGRLLADDPAYAQRAREFASRVRDFSEFLVAHLHVPPAGEVRARAVYVDSCHLRHVQKVVRPPRDLLRIVPGIELVELQTPDHCCGSAGVYNILQPVAARTVLEAKMADLARVAPQLVVTTNTGCHLQLLVGVGRAGLQARVVHLAELLEESYAGGGEGG, from the coding sequence CTGCGGCAGTGCATCCATTGCGGGCTGTGTCTGCAGGCCTGTCCCACGTACGCCGTCCTGGGGACGGAAGCCGACTCCCCGCGGGGGCGGATCGCTCTGATGCGGGCTGTCGCCGAGGGGCGCATCCCCCCGCGGGGCGCGTTCGCCCGGCACATCGCCCTCTGCCTGGCCTGTCGAGCGTGTGAGACGGCCTGCCCCTCAGGTGTACAGTACGGAGCGCTGGTGGAAACCAGCCGCGCACTCCTGGCGCAGGCCGCGCCCCTGGGGGCGCGCGCACTGCGCCGCCTGGTGCTGGAACACCTGCTGGCGCGGGTGGACCGCCTCCGCCTGCTGGCCCGGCTGGCCGGGCTCTACCAGGCAAGCGGGCTGCAGCGCCTTGTTCGCGGTCTGGGTCTCCTGTCCGGCCGCCTGGCCGCCCTGGAGGCGTTGCTACCGCCGCAGGTAACCCCCGCCGCTCAGACCGCCACCGCGGCCTCCGGAGCTTTCCGCGGTAGCGTCGCCTTCTTTCACGGCTGCGTGCAGGAGGCCTTTCTGCCGCAGATCAATAGGGCGACGGTGCGCGTGCTGGTACGCAACGGCTTCGAGGTGTGCATTCCCCCGCGGCAGACCTGCTGCGGCGCGCCCGCCCTGCACCTGGGTGAGGAGGAGGTGGCAAGGCGGTTGGCCCGCCGGAACATCGACGCCTTCGCTGCGGACGGGGCGGTGGCCATCGTCAACAACGCCGGCGGGTGCGGGGCGGCACTGAAGGAGTACGGCCGTCTGCTGGCAGACGACCCGGCGTATGCGCAGCGGGCCCGTGAGTTCGCCTCCCGGGTGCGTGACTTCAGCGAGTTCCTGGTTGCCCACCTCCACGTCCCTCCGGCAGGAGAGGTGCGGGCGCGGGCAGTCTACGTCGACTCCTGCCATCTGCGCCACGTGCAGAAGGTCGTCCGTCCACCCCGCGACCTGTTGCGGATCGTGCCGGGGATCGAACTGGTGGAGCTGCAGACCCCCGACCACTGCTGCGGCAGCGCGGGAGTGTACAACATCCTGCAGCCTGTGGCGGCGCGGACCGTCCTGGAGGCGAAGATGGCCGACCTCGCCCGCGTCGCCCCACAGCTGGTCGTCACCACCAATACCGGCTGCCACCTGCAGCTGCTGGTTGGCGTAGGGCGCGCCGGGCTGCAGGCCCGGGTGGTGCATCTGGCGGAGCTGCTGGAGGAGTCCTACGCCGGCGGCGGGGAGGGCGGGTAG
- a CDS encoding type II toxin-antitoxin system prevent-host-death family antitoxin, with product MKMVNTVELKNRTNALLRQVARGEAVIVTRRGKPVAALTRLTDAGLEEFVLRYASGTGGAGAAAGPQPETPPRYRYMSLAVPFGTIFVAYGPGGPVIVRQASSPAAFEREAERLLGSAPAADPEPPADLRAQILKAIRDHAPYRGPLDLSLVPPFERAVLQALRRIPPGQVRTYGQIARALGRPSAARAVGTACARNPLPLLIPCHRVVRSDGKLGGYSMRGGAALKRQLLEAEGALPALLPIGR from the coding sequence ATGAAGATGGTCAACACGGTGGAGCTGAAGAACCGCACCAACGCCCTGCTGCGGCAGGTGGCCCGGGGGGAGGCGGTAATCGTCACGCGCCGGGGCAAGCCGGTGGCAGCGCTCACCCGGCTGACCGACGCCGGCCTGGAGGAATTCGTCCTGCGGTACGCCTCCGGGACGGGGGGCGCAGGGGCCGCAGCCGGGCCGCAGCCCGAGACCCCGCCCAGGTACCGATACATGAGCCTGGCCGTACCGTTTGGCACCATCTTCGTAGCCTACGGGCCGGGTGGTCCGGTGATAGTGCGGCAGGCGAGTTCACCCGCCGCCTTCGAGCGGGAGGCGGAGCGCCTCCTGGGAAGCGCCCCCGCGGCGGATCCCGAGCCGCCAGCCGACCTGCGGGCCCAGATCCTTAAGGCGATCCGCGACCACGCCCCCTACCGTGGTCCGCTGGACCTCAGCCTGGTCCCGCCCTTTGAGCGGGCCGTGCTGCAGGCGCTGCGGCGCATCCCCCCCGGCCAGGTGCGCACCTACGGCCAGATCGCGCGGGCGCTGGGCCGGCCGTCGGCCGCCCGCGCCGTGGGCACGGCCTGCGCCCGAAACCCGCTGCCGCTGCTCATCCCCTGCCACCGGGTCGTACGCAGCGACGGGAAGCTGGGCGGCTACTCGATGCGCGGGGGCGCAGCCCTGAAGCGGCAACTCCTGGAGGCGGAGGGAGCCCTGCCGGCGCTGCTACCCATCGGGCGGTAG
- a CDS encoding FAD-linked oxidase C-terminal domain-containing protein has translation MLPDAARDALIRLLGRERVITDPGELLTYEVDAALDRGNPDAVVFPTSAEEVVRVVRWAEEHSMPLVARGAGTGLSGGAVARGGVIVEFSRMNRILALDEVGRTVTVQPGVVNQDLDAFVASRGLYYPPDPASGRACTLGGNVAENSGGPHCFKYGVTTNYVAGLDVVLADGRRMRLGGLALDPPEYDFCGLVTGSEGTLALVVGITVRLLRRPPAVQTMMAAFDSLEQAGEAVSAVIAAGLTPSTLEMMDQKIMGIVEDYIHPGLPVDAAAALIVEVDGYGAGLDPQMAEVAAILREHGARDLRPARSAEERETIWTGRKGAIGALARLAPFYLLVDGTVPRSRLAETLAEVDRICEARGLRVGHVFHAGDGNLHPLILLDPEDPEQVHRVLAAGREIMEAMVRRGGSITGEHGIGLQKREYMALMFGPSELEAMQDVKEVFDPRGLLNPGKIFPAQIPAATRPLATVAPDPFAPADSEEAAYGLAGLSAAGRRVQITGGGTKVPPREGVVRLSTERLRGISTYALADLYVVAGAGTPLEALQEDLARDRMWVPLASPWAAATLGGIVAANASGPLRMRYGGVRDLLLAATFVLSDGRVVRAGRPLVKNVAGYDLPKVLVGSYGTLALVTEVALKITPLPAARRTVLVPADDLSLAVGWGLHLLPSALVASAITVYGGENLPGAPPSPYLLAYTAEGRSEDVDAELAQVVRVLKGAGAPPPVEVEFSGTEIWARLLARAADETLLVRAGVPVAALEAWVREAAPPLQAGAFLVDVAGGLVYAAHPGANRDRASEWLAAIRRAAVSRGGYAVVLRAPASWGDALDLWGYRPESLDLMRGLKARWDPAGILNPGIFLL, from the coding sequence GTGCTACCGGATGCTGCCCGCGACGCACTGATCCGCCTGCTGGGCCGGGAGCGAGTGATCACCGATCCGGGGGAGCTGCTCACCTACGAGGTGGACGCAGCGCTGGACCGGGGAAATCCGGATGCAGTGGTCTTTCCCACCTCCGCCGAGGAGGTGGTCCGCGTCGTCCGCTGGGCTGAAGAGCACAGTATGCCGCTGGTGGCCCGCGGGGCGGGGACGGGGCTCTCCGGCGGAGCGGTGGCCCGGGGCGGAGTGATTGTGGAATTCTCCCGGATGAACCGCATCCTGGCGCTGGACGAGGTGGGGCGCACGGTCACGGTGCAGCCTGGCGTGGTCAACCAGGACCTGGATGCCTTCGTCGCCTCCAGGGGCCTGTACTATCCACCCGACCCGGCCAGCGGCCGCGCCTGCACCCTGGGCGGGAATGTGGCGGAGAACTCCGGCGGACCGCACTGCTTCAAGTACGGGGTGACCACCAACTACGTGGCCGGCCTGGATGTGGTGCTGGCCGACGGGCGCCGCATGCGCCTGGGCGGCCTCGCCCTGGACCCCCCGGAGTATGACTTCTGCGGGCTGGTGACGGGGAGCGAGGGGACGCTGGCGCTGGTGGTCGGCATCACCGTGCGTCTGCTGCGCCGCCCCCCTGCGGTGCAGACCATGATGGCCGCCTTCGATTCTCTGGAGCAGGCGGGGGAGGCCGTCTCCGCCGTGATCGCCGCAGGGCTCACTCCCTCCACCCTGGAGATGATGGACCAGAAGATCATGGGCATCGTGGAGGACTACATCCACCCCGGCCTGCCCGTGGACGCCGCCGCAGCCCTGATCGTGGAGGTGGACGGCTACGGGGCCGGCCTCGACCCGCAGATGGCGGAGGTGGCGGCGATCCTGAGAGAGCACGGAGCCCGCGACCTGCGCCCCGCTCGTTCCGCCGAGGAGCGTGAGACCATCTGGACGGGGCGGAAGGGCGCCATTGGCGCGCTGGCCCGGCTGGCCCCCTTCTACCTCCTGGTGGACGGCACCGTCCCCCGCAGCCGCCTGGCGGAGACTCTGGCTGAGGTGGACCGCATCTGCGAAGCCCGCGGGTTGCGCGTGGGCCATGTCTTCCACGCCGGCGACGGCAACCTGCACCCGCTCATCCTGCTGGACCCGGAGGACCCTGAGCAGGTGCACCGGGTGCTTGCCGCGGGGCGGGAGATCATGGAGGCGATGGTCCGCCGCGGCGGCAGCATCACCGGCGAGCACGGAATCGGCCTGCAGAAGCGGGAGTACATGGCGCTGATGTTCGGCCCATCCGAGCTGGAGGCGATGCAGGACGTCAAGGAGGTCTTCGACCCGCGCGGGTTGCTGAACCCCGGAAAGATCTTCCCGGCTCAGATCCCTGCAGCGACCCGGCCCCTGGCGACGGTTGCGCCGGATCCCTTTGCGCCTGCAGACTCCGAGGAAGCGGCCTATGGCCTGGCCGGACTATCTGCGGCCGGCCGGCGGGTGCAGATCACCGGCGGGGGGACCAAAGTACCGCCGCGGGAGGGGGTGGTTCGGCTCTCGACGGAGCGCCTGCGCGGGATCTCGACGTACGCGCTGGCGGACCTCTACGTGGTGGCGGGGGCGGGGACGCCGCTGGAGGCGCTGCAGGAGGACCTGGCCCGGGACCGGATGTGGGTGCCGCTGGCCTCCCCCTGGGCGGCGGCGACCCTTGGGGGAATCGTCGCCGCCAACGCCAGCGGCCCGCTGCGGATGCGCTACGGCGGAGTGCGCGACCTCCTCCTGGCCGCCACTTTCGTGCTGTCCGACGGCAGGGTCGTGCGCGCCGGGCGGCCGCTGGTGAAGAACGTCGCCGGGTACGACCTGCCCAAGGTGCTGGTGGGTTCCTACGGGACGCTGGCTCTGGTCACCGAGGTGGCGCTCAAGATCACCCCCCTCCCCGCGGCCCGGCGTACCGTGCTCGTCCCGGCGGACGATCTCTCTCTCGCTGTGGGCTGGGGGCTCCACCTGCTTCCTTCGGCGCTGGTGGCCTCGGCGATCACGGTATACGGCGGGGAGAACCTGCCGGGCGCGCCTCCGAGCCCCTACCTGCTCGCGTACACCGCGGAGGGGAGGTCGGAGGACGTCGACGCCGAGCTGGCGCAGGTGGTTCGGGTGCTCAAGGGCGCCGGGGCGCCTCCGCCTGTTGAGGTCGAGTTCTCTGGCACCGAGATCTGGGCGCGCCTGCTCGCCCGGGCTGCAGATGAGACGTTGCTGGTGCGCGCCGGCGTGCCCGTCGCAGCGCTGGAGGCCTGGGTACGCGAGGCCGCCCCGCCGCTGCAGGCCGGCGCGTTCCTGGTGGATGTAGCCGGCGGGCTCGTCTACGCGGCGCACCCTGGGGCGAATCGGGACCGCGCCAGCGAATGGCTGGCTGCCATCCGTCGCGCCGCCGTGTCCCGAGGAGGGTACGCCGTCGTGCTGCGGGCGCCGGCATCCTGGGGTGACGCTCTGGACCTGTGGGGATACCGGCCGGAATCCCTGGACCTGATGCGCGGCCTCAAGGCGCGCTGGGACCCGGCCGGCATCCTCAACCCCGGGATCTTTCTGCTCTGA
- a CDS encoding DJ-1/PfpI family protein — protein sequence MGARRILMLVGDFVEDYEVMVPFQALQMVGHTVHAVCPGKAAGEKVRTAVHDFEGDQTYSEKPGHNFTLNATFAEIKAEDYDALVIPGGRAPEYIRLNETVLAIVRHFAAADKPIAAICHGPQVLAAAGVLEGKACSAYPAVGPDVTRAGGRYVDLPVDRAHVDGRLVTAPAWPAHPDWLAKFLEVLGTRIELEAEPRAAA from the coding sequence ATGGGAGCCAGGCGGATCCTGATGCTGGTTGGCGACTTCGTGGAAGACTACGAGGTCATGGTCCCGTTCCAGGCTCTGCAGATGGTGGGGCACACCGTCCACGCCGTCTGCCCGGGCAAGGCGGCCGGGGAGAAGGTGCGCACGGCCGTTCACGACTTCGAGGGCGACCAGACGTACAGCGAGAAACCCGGCCACAACTTCACTCTCAATGCCACGTTTGCCGAGATCAAGGCGGAGGACTACGACGCGCTGGTCATCCCGGGCGGGCGCGCCCCCGAATACATCCGCCTGAACGAAACGGTCTTGGCGATCGTCCGTCACTTCGCGGCGGCGGACAAGCCCATCGCGGCCATCTGCCACGGCCCGCAGGTGCTGGCGGCCGCGGGAGTGCTCGAGGGTAAGGCCTGCTCGGCCTACCCCGCGGTGGGTCCTGACGTGACCCGTGCGGGCGGCCGGTATGTCGACCTTCCCGTGGACAGGGCCCACGTGGATGGCCGGTTAGTCACTGCACCCGCCTGGCCGGCTCATCCCGACTGGCTGGCCAAGTTCCTGGAGGTGCTGGGGACCAGGATCGAGCTGGAGGCGGAGCCACGCGCGGCTGCCTGA